The window TGCCAGGCGGGGATGCGATGCAGATACTCCGAGTGATAGAAGTTCATGTTGGACATCGGGTCTTTTTCGGAGACAAATATCAACCAGGTGAGCGGCACCGTGAACTCCTCGGCGACCCGAACCAACTCCCTGGTGTAGCACTTCCCGGCGTTAGCTGCCTCGCAGTCAACGCTGATCGCGACAGTTGGCATCGGCGGCCTCCCCCCACTGCCTAGAGTTGACCCGCATTTCCACGTCGTACGACCCTTCTCCTTCGGAGGTTCCACGGCCGTCGGGGCGCTGGGACCGCCCCGGCGCGCCGCTCAAGCCGCTCCACCTTCAAGCGCGAAGCTGAGCGCGAACAGCGCCGCCAGCGCCCACAGGACTGGCGACACCTGGCGCCCGCGCCCCGCCAGGGCGTGGAGCACGACGTGGGCGATGAACCCCGTGCCGATGCCGCGCGAGATGCTCATGGTGAGCGGAATCATCAGGATGGTGAGGAAAGCCGGGATGGCCTGCAGCGCGTCGCCGAAGTCGATCTCGCGGACGACCCGCATCATCAGGAAGCCCACGACGACCAGCGCGGCCGCGGTCGCTTCTGCCGGCACGGCCTGGGCGAGCGGGGCCAGGAACATCGCGACCAGAAACAGGAGACCGACCACAACGCTGGAGAGCCCCGTGCGTGCCCCGGCGCCGACTCCGGCCGCGCTCTCGATGTAACTGGTGACCGATGAGGCACTGCAGAGGCCGCCCCACATCGCCGCCATCGAGTCGACGGCCAGCACGCGCTTCAGGCGCGGCAGGCCGCCGTCCGGTCGCAGCTTGCCGGCTTGCTCACCGACCGCGATCACGGTCCCCATCGTGTCGAAGAAGTCGGTGATGAGGAAGGCGAAGATCGTGCCCAGGAGGGCCGGTCGAAGGGCGCCCAGGATGTCGAGCCGGCCGAAGGTGCCGAAGTCAGGCAGCTCGATGATGCGCTGCGGGGCGTGAGCCACCCCGACGGGTATGGCGACGAGCGTCGTCAGGGCGATGCCGAGGAGCAGCGCGCCGCGCGCGCCGGTGGCCACGAGCGCGGCGGTGCCGAGGATGCCCGCCGTGGCGACGAGCGTGGCGGGTGAGTGGAAGTTGCCGGTCGGCGGCACCAGGAGCGGCTCGCCGCCGACCGGCCCGGTCGAGCCGATCCAGTGAGCGCTGTGCAGGCCGATCAGCGCGATGAACAGGCCGATGCCCACGCCGATCGAGCGCTTGAGCTCCATCGGTATGCTGTTCATCACGGCCTCGCGCAGGCCGGTGAGCACGAGCAGGGTGATGATGAGCCCTTCGATGAAGACGACCCCCATCATCGTCTGCCACGTGACGCCCTGGCCGGCGGCGACGGCGGCGATCAGCGCCGTGTTCAGTCCCATGCCGCTGGCGAGCGCGATCGGGTAGTTCGACCAGAGGCCCATCGCGATCGTCGGCACGGCGGCGGCGATGCACGTGGCCGTGACGGTCGCCTGGAGCGGGGGGCCCGCCGCGCCGCCGGAGCCCGCCAGGACGTGCGGGTTCACGACGACGATATAGGCCATCGTGAGGAAGGTGGTGAGGCCGGCCAGCACCTCGGTGCGCGCCGTGGTGCCGTTCTCGCGCAGCTTGAAGTGCTTCTCGAGCAGGCCTGTCATCGAGGTGGCCTCCGGGTGCCCGCCGCGGCCGGGGCCGACACTACGGGTACCGGAGCAGGGCGAGCGGATCGCGGCCGGGCAGAGCCCCGCGCCCCTTGAGGAACGCGAGCTCGATCAGGAAGAGCAGGCCGCACACGGTGCCGCCAAGCCGCTCCACGAGCCGAACCGAGGCCGCGGCCGTACCGCCGGTCGCCAGCAGGTCGTCCACCACGAGCACACGCTGCCCCGGCGCAACGGCGTCCACGTGCATCTCCACCGTGTTCGTGCCGTACTCCAGCGCGTACTCCTCGCGGATGCAGGCGGCGGGCAGCTTGCCCACCTTGCGCACCGGGACGAACCCCACTTCGAGCGCCATCGCCAGCGGCATGCCCAGCACGAACCCTCGCGACTCGATACCCACGACTAGGTCCGGACTCAGATCGCGCGCGTACGCCGCCATGCGGTCGATCACCTCGCGCATCGCCGGCGGGCTCGCCAGCACCGGCGTGATGTCCTTGAACAGGACGCCGGGCCGGGGGAAGTCGGGAACGTCGCGGACCAGGCTCGCCGCGAGCAACTCGGGCATCGGGCGTCTCCCTTGCGGGCCGGTTCAGACGGCGACCGGCTGGCGCGCGACGAGCCTGGCGAGCCCCTGCGGATAGGGCGGCTCGATGACGCCTTGCTCGGTGATGAAGGCGGAGATCAACTCGGCCGGGGTCACGTCGAAGCCCGGGTTCCACACCTGCACGCCGTCCGGCGCGATGCGGATCCCCTCGACGTGGGTCATCTCAACCGTCTCGCGCTCCTCGATCGGGATGCGCCGGCCGTCTGGCGCGGCCGGGTCGACGGTGGATGCCGGCGCCGCCACGTAGAAGGGTACCCGGTGGTAGTTGGCCAGGACGGCGACGCTGTAGGTGCCGATCTTGTTGGCGGTGTCGCCGTTGGCGGCGATGCGGTCCGCGCCGACGATCACGCAATCGACCTTGCCCTCGCGCATCAGGACGGCCGCCATGCTGTCGGTGATCACCGTCACCGGAATCCCCTCTTGCTGGAGCTCCCAGGCGGTGAGCTTCATGCCCTGCAGTCGGGGCCGCGTCTCGTCGGCGTAGACCGACACGCGTTTCCCCTCCTCGACCGCGGCGCGGATTACTCCCAGGGCGGTGCCGAAGCCCACCGTGGCGAGAGCCCCCGCGTTGCAGTGGGTGAGCACCGTGCTGCCGTCCGCGATCAGGGTGGCGCCGTTGGCCCCGAGCGCGCGGTTGCAGTGGATATCCTCGGCGAGCATCGCGAGCGCCTCGTTGATGAGGGCGTCCTTCACGTCAACGACGTTGCCGTCTGTACGCTCGACGATGCCCATCATGCGATCGACGGCCCAGAAGAGGTTGACGGCGGTCGGGCGGGCGGCTCGGAACGTCTCCGCCATCTGCTCCATGCGGCGCAGGAACCCCTCGCGGGTGCCGGCGATGATGCCGCGCGCCCCGAGCGCCATGCCGAGCGCGGCCGTGCATCCGATCGCCGGCGCGCCGCGCACCACCATCGTCCGTATCGCCTGCGCCACGTCCCGCCAGTCGGACATCTCCACGTAGGAGAGCCGCTCGGGGAGCGCCGTCTGATCGATCAGGCGGACCCTCCCACCCTTCCAGGCGACCGTCTGCAGGACCTTCGCCGGTTCCGGCATCGCTGCCAACTCCTTCGTGGGGCCCGCCCGCCCCGCTCTTCTCCGCCCGCCTCAGGCTCCGATCCGCGCGTGCTCGAGCGCGTGGTGGCAAGGGCTGTCGGCGTCGAGCGGGATGCGACGCACCAGGTCGAGCACCACCTCGCGGATGCGCTTCGAGTTCGTCTCGAACACCCGGATCACCTCGGCCACGGAGACGGGCTCCACTCCGCCGGGCGCGAAGAGGCCGGAGTCGTAGTCGGTGACAAGCGCGATGTTCACGACGGCCATCGCCTGCTCGAGCGCCAGATGGGCCTCCGGGTACTGGGTCATGCCGATGACCTCCCACCCCTGGCCGGCGAACCACCGGCTCTCCGCCTTCGTGGAGAAGCGCGGCCCGTTGATCGTGACGATGGTGCCCCGATCGTGCAGCGCGATGCCATGCGCGCCGATCACCTCGCAGGCCAGCGAGCGCAGGATCGGGCAGTAGGGCTCGGCGGCGCTGACGTGGTAGACCTCCGGGCCGTCGTAGAACGTATCGGCCCGCCCGCGCGTCCGGTCCACGTACTGGTCACACACCACGAAGTCGCCGGGGTGCACGTGCGGCTGGAGGCTGCCGGCGGCGCACGGACTGATGAGGAAGCGGACGCCGAGCGACTTGAGCGCCCAGATGTTGGCGCGGTAGTTGACGCGATGGGGCGGGACGGTGTGCCGCCGACCGTGCCGGGGCAGGAACGCCACGCTCCGGCCGTCCACCGCCGCCAGGAACACGGCGTCGCTCGGGCTGCCGTACGGCGTGTCGATCGCCACCTCCCGGACGTCATCGAGCAAACGGTAGAAGCCGCTCCCGCCGATGACGCCAATGCTCGCCTCGCCATCCGTCACGCGTTGCCCCTCCCGTCCCTTAACCGCGCTCGTCCGGGCCCGCGTCGCCGGCCTCGCCGGCGTCGAGCACCGCGCGCGCCGCCTCCTGCTCGGCCTGCTTCTTCGTCTTGCCGGCGCCCGCGCCGAGCACCCGCCCGTGCAGGAGCACCTGTGCCACGAACGTCTTGTCGTGGTCGGCGCCCGTCTCCGACGCGATGCGGTACTGCGGCGTCGTACGAGAGCGCGCCTGCATGCGCTCCTGCAGCGCCGACTTGTAGTCCTGGTTGTACTCGTTGCGCGCCACGCGCCGCATGGCGCCACGGAGCGCGGCACGCACCACGCGTCGCGCGGAGCGCACACCCTGGTCCATGTAGACGGCGCCGACTACCGCCTCGAAAGCATCGGAGACCATCGACGGACGCGTGAGCCCTCCGGCCGACTCCTCCGCGGCGCTCATCTCGATGGCGTGATGAAGCCCGAGCGCCAGGCCCGCCTCGGCCAGCGTCGGCTCGCTCACCAGGAACGCCTTCGCCTTGGCCAGGTCGCCCTCCGGCGAGCCCGGAAACGTCCTGAAGAGATAGTCGCAGACCACCATGCCGACGATGGAATCGCCCAGAAACTCCAGGCGCTCGTTGCTGCCGGCCGGCTCATCGGCCGCGGAGCGATGGCGCAGCGCGTGCGCCAGGAGCTCCGTATCGCGGAAGCGCGTGGCGAGCGTCTCCTGGAGCGCCTCCAGCGCGGCGGCGCGGTCGCCGGCACGCGACTCACTCACCGCAGGTTTCCCGCAGCAATACTGATGATAAAGAAGACGAGATAGAGCACGGTCGCGATGATGGTCACGGAGACTCCCCAGATCGCCCATGCCCTCTGGACCGCGCGGAACTGCTCCACGCTCTCGAAGTGGCGGTTCTGCCAGGCCAGCTCGTTGCCCTTGATGCCGAGGAAGATGGCCAATGGAATGCTGAGCAGCGCGCAGAATCCGCTCACCAGGGCGGCCAGTGCCCAGAGTGGCATGCGCATCGCCAGCGCCCAGAAGCATCCCAGCGTGCAGCCGCCCCAGTTCCAACCGCGCTTCACGTCCTCCGGCACCGTCGACCGGGCGCCAGAGGTGTTGACCATGCCGGCCTCGAGACCTGGAACCGGCATGTAGGTGCCGGGCATGGCGGCCGCCGGGTCCACGCGCATTCCGCGCGGCGTCTTGCAGCGCGCGCACGCCTGGTCGAAGGGCCCCAGCACATAGCCGCACACGGCGCAGGTGTATGGGGCCCCGGTCGGGGCCGCGGGCGGCGGCGCGCCACCCGGCCCTGGCGGCGGATCGATCGGGTCGCCTGTCAGCGGCACCCGGTCCGGCTGACCCGGGGGCACGGGCTGCGCCGGTGGAGGCGTCCCGGCGGCGGACGCCGGCTGCAGCGAGCGCGCACAGTGGGCGCAGAAGCGGGCGTCCTCCGGGTTCTGCCCGCCGCAGTAGGCACAGTGCATAGGAGGGTTCCCCACCCGGCCCGCGGGGCAGGCGCCGGCGCCCGCCCGACGACCACCGTCCCCCTCTTTTATGGGCTGGGGGCACGGAATCCTTCAGGCCGCCTCGCGCCGCCGCCAGAGCATCACTGCGCCTTGCGGATCACGATGGTGGCGTTGTGGCCTCCGAACCCGAACGAGTTCGACATCGCCGTAAGCACCGGCACGTGGCGGGCCTGGTTCGGCGTGTAGTCGAGGTCGCACTCCGGGTCCGGCGTCGTGTAGTTGATGGTGGGCGGCACGACGCCCGTGCGGATGGCCATCGCCGACGCGATCAGCTCGACCGCCCCGGCCGCGCCGAGAAGATGACCGGTCATGGACTTTGTGGAGCTGATGGCGACGCGACGCGCGTGCTCACCGAACACCGTCTTGATGGCCGCCGTCTCAAGCCGGTCGTTGGGGATCGTCGAGGTGCCATGGGCGTTGATGTAGTCCACATCCTCCGGGGCGATGGCGGCGCCTCGCAGGGCCATGCGCATGGCCCGTGCGGCGCCCTCTCCGCCGGGGGCCGGCGCCGTGATGTGGTACGCGTCGCCGGAGAGGCCATAGCCCACGACCTCGGCGACGATGGGCGCCCCTCGCTCGTGCGCGCTCTCCAACGACTCCAGCACCACCACGCCGGCCCCCTCGCCCATGACGAAACCGTCGCGGTCAGAGTCGAAGGGACGGCTGGCGCCCGGCGGGTCATCATTACGGGTTGAGAGGGCGCGTGCGGCGCAGAAACCGCCGAGGCCGAGCGCGCAGACGGCGGCTTCCGCGCCGCCGGCGAGCATGGCCTCCGCGTCTCCGCGCCGGATGATCTGGTAGGCGTCGCCCACCGCGTGTGTTCCCGTGGCGCAGGCGGTCACCACGGTGCTGTTGGGCCCCCTGGCGCCGAACAGGATGGAGATCTGGCCGGAAGCCATGTCGGAGATGAGCATCGGGATGAAGAAGGGGCTGATGCGGGCGGGTCCCTTCTCCATCATCACGCGGAACTGGTCTTCGATCGTCAGGATCCCGCCGATGCCCGACCCGACGAGGACGCCGATCCCGTCGGCGTTCTCCGGCGTGATCCGAAGGCGCGCGTCCTCCACGGCCATGCGCGCGGCCGCCACGGCGAACTGGACGAAGCGGTCCATTCGCCGCGCCTCCTTGCGCTCCATGAAGTCCTCTGGCCGGAAGTCGCGCACCTCCGAGGCGATGCGCGTGGTGAAGGCGCTCGCGTCGAAGCTCTCGATGGGGGCCACACCCGAGCGGCCCGCGACGAGGCTGGCCCAGAACCGCTCGACGCCGATGCCCAGTGCGGTCACGGCGCCCATCCCGGTGACCACCACCCGGCGAGGCTGTGGAGCGCACCCCGTGTCAGTCATTGTCCCCTCGCATGTCCTCCAGGACAAAAAGGAAGGCGCTGAGGGGGAGCCGCGCCCCCTGCAGGCGCCAACTCCCTCCCCGCGCCGCCCTTCGCGCGTCTCACGACTCCCGGCAGCCGCGAGCTGTCAGGCCTTGATCTTCACCTCAATGTAGCTGACTGCGTCCTGCACGGTCTGGATCTTCTCCGCGTCCTCGTCCGGGATCTCGATCTCGAACTCCTCCTCGAGGCCCATCACGAGCTCGACCACATCCAGCGAGTCGGCGCCAAGGTCATCCATGAAGGACGCCTGAGGCGTGACCTCCTCCTCGCTCACGTCCAGTTGCTCCACGATCACCTTTTTGACACGCTCGAACGTCGACATCGGGTCCTCCATGGTGGGTGTTGGTCGGTGGCTGCACGGGGGCGCGTTGGCCCCTCACGGCCCGCGGCGGTCCGCGCCGCGGCGCCGGTATCACATGAACAGGCCGCCATCGATTGAAATGACCTGGCCCGTCAGATACGAAGAATCATCGGTACAGAGGAAGAGCACGACCCGGGCCACGTCCTCGGGGGTCCCGAGGCGGGCCAGCGGAACCTGTTTCTTCATGGTTTCGCGCAGTTCCTCCGGGAGCGCGTCGGTCATCACCGTCTCGATGAAGCCGGGCGCGACGGCATTCACGTTGATGCCTCGCGACCCGAGTTCCCTGGCGGTTGTCTTCGTCAGGGCGATGATGCCGCCCTTGGACGCCGAGTAGTTGGCCTGGCCCGCGTTGCCGACGATCCCCATCACCGAGGAGACGTTGACGATCTTGCCCGAGCGCTGCTTGAGCATCAGCCTCGCCGCGGCCTTCGTGCAGAGGAACGTCCCCTTGAGGTTGCTGTCGATCACCGCGTCCCAGTCGTCCTCACTCAAGCGCAACAGCAGATTGTCGCGCGTAATGCCGGCGTTGTTCACCAGTAGGTCGACGCGCCCAAGCTCCGCCACGACGCGCCTGAACATCGCCTCCACGTCCGGCCACTCCGCCACGTTGCCCGTGACACCGATCGCCCGCCGGCCGGTGGCATCGCGCACCTCGGCCGCAACGGCCTCCGCGTTCCCCGGCGTCGTGGCCGAGACGCAGACGTCGGCCCCCTCGCCGGCGAGCGCCAGCGCGATAGAGCGACCGATCCCGCGCCCGCCGCGCCCCGCGCCCGTCACGACGGCGACCTTGTCCTCCAGCCTCATGCGCGCCTCCTCGGTACCTGACTGGCGGCGACGCCCCCCGGCCGCGCGCCGCCAGCGACGAGGGTCAGGCCGGTCCGCCCGGCTCGCCGGGCGCCGCGGCGGCGTCGTCAACCGAGGCCGCGTCGCCGACCGCGATCGCCGTGGCGCCCCGGTCGATGCGTTTCATCAGCCCGGTGAGCACATCGCCGGTCCCGAGCTCCACGAACCGGGTCACGCCGTCGGCGAGCAGCAGACGCATCGACTGCTCCCAGAGCACGCTCCCGCTCACCTGCATCGTGAGTTGCGGGGCGATGTCCACTGCGGCGCGCAGGTACTCGGCGCTCACGTTCATCACGACCCGGGTCGCCGGCTCGCGGAAGCCGGCATCGCGCAGGTCCGGGTAGAGCGCGTCGCCGGCCGACGCCATGAGCGCCGAGTGGAAGCCGCCCGACACCGGGAGACGCACCACGCGGCGCGCCCCGAGCCTAACGGCGATCTCGGAGGCCGCCTCCACCGCCGCCACCTCGCCGGACACCACGATCTGGCCCGGCCCGTTGTAGTTCGCGACGCCGACCACTCCCACGCCCCGGGCCTCCGCGCACGCCGCTCGCACGACTCCCGCCTCCAGGCCAAGGACCGCGGCCATTGCGCCGGGACTCCTCTCGGCCGCCTCCTGCATCAGCTCGGCGCGGCGCTTCACCAGCCGCAGGCCCGCGGCAAACGACACGGCGCCCGCGCAGGCGAGGGCGGCGTATTCGCCCACGCTGTGGCCGGCCATCGCGACCGGTGCGCTCGCGGCGCGCCTGGCTAGCGCGGCGTGGGCCGCGCAGCTGGTCACGTAGAGCGCCGGCTGAGCGTGCAGAGTCTGTCCGAGGAGCTCGGCCGGCCCGTCGCGGCACAGTCCGAGAAGATCATACCCGAGCACGTCGCTCGCCTCGCCAAAGAGGGCGGCGGCGCTCGCGTCGTTCGCTGCAAGGCCCACGCCCATTCCGACGCGCTGCGAGCCCTGTCCGGGGAAAAGGTACGCCGTCCTCATATCCGTCCTTCCGGGGCCGCCACCTCCCCGCCAGGCTCCACCGGCTCGTCGCGACACCAGCGCAGCACGTT is drawn from Chthonomonadales bacterium and contains these coding sequences:
- the acpP gene encoding acyl carrier protein, with product MSTFERVKKVIVEQLDVSEEEVTPQASFMDDLGADSLDVVELVMGLEEEFEIEIPDEDAEKIQTVQDAVSYIEVKIKA
- the fabG gene encoding 3-oxoacyl-[acyl-carrier-protein] reductase, with the protein product MRLEDKVAVVTGAGRGGRGIGRSIALALAGEGADVCVSATTPGNAEAVAAEVRDATGRRAIGVTGNVAEWPDVEAMFRRVVAELGRVDLLVNNAGITRDNLLLRLSEDDWDAVIDSNLKGTFLCTKAAARLMLKQRSGKIVNVSSVMGIVGNAGQANYSASKGGIIALTKTTARELGSRGINVNAVAPGFIETVMTDALPEELRETMKKQVPLARLGTPEDVARVVLFLCTDDSSYLTGQVISIDGGLFM
- the rnc gene encoding ribonuclease III produces the protein MSESRAGDRAAALEALQETLATRFRDTELLAHALRHRSAADEPAGSNERLEFLGDSIVGMVVCDYLFRTFPGSPEGDLAKAKAFLVSEPTLAEAGLALGLHHAIEMSAAEESAGGLTRPSMVSDAFEAVVGAVYMDQGVRSARRVVRAALRGAMRRVARNEYNQDYKSALQERMQARSRTTPQYRIASETGADHDKTFVAQVLLHGRVLGAGAGKTKKQAEQEAARAVLDAGEAGDAGPDERG
- a CDS encoding S-methyl-5'-thioadenosine phosphorylase, whose protein sequence is MTDGEASIGVIGGSGFYRLLDDVREVAIDTPYGSPSDAVFLAAVDGRSVAFLPRHGRRHTVPPHRVNYRANIWALKSLGVRFLISPCAAGSLQPHVHPGDFVVCDQYVDRTRGRADTFYDGPEVYHVSAAEPYCPILRSLACEVIGAHGIALHDRGTIVTINGPRFSTKAESRWFAGQGWEVIGMTQYPEAHLALEQAMAVVNIALVTDYDSGLFAPGGVEPVSVAEVIRVFETNSKRIREVVLDLVRRIPLDADSPCHHALEHARIGA
- the fabF gene encoding beta-ketoacyl-ACP synthase II translates to MTDTGCAPQPRRVVVTGMGAVTALGIGVERFWASLVAGRSGVAPIESFDASAFTTRIASEVRDFRPEDFMERKEARRMDRFVQFAVAAARMAVEDARLRITPENADGIGVLVGSGIGGILTIEDQFRVMMEKGPARISPFFIPMLISDMASGQISILFGARGPNSTVVTACATGTHAVGDAYQIIRRGDAEAMLAGGAEAAVCALGLGGFCAARALSTRNDDPPGASRPFDSDRDGFVMGEGAGVVVLESLESAHERGAPIVAEVVGYGLSGDAYHITAPAPGGEGAARAMRMALRGAAIAPEDVDYINAHGTSTIPNDRLETAAIKTVFGEHARRVAISSTKSMTGHLLGAAGAVELIASAMAIRTGVVPPTINYTTPDPECDLDYTPNQARHVPVLTAMSNSFGFGGHNATIVIRKAQ
- the fabD gene encoding ACP S-malonyltransferase, whose amino-acid sequence is MRTAYLFPGQGSQRVGMGVGLAANDASAAALFGEASDVLGYDLLGLCRDGPAELLGQTLHAQPALYVTSCAAHAALARRAASAPVAMAGHSVGEYAALACAGAVSFAAGLRLVKRRAELMQEAAERSPGAMAAVLGLEAGVVRAACAEARGVGVVGVANYNGPGQIVVSGEVAAVEAASEIAVRLGARRVVRLPVSGGFHSALMASAGDALYPDLRDAGFREPATRVVMNVSAEYLRAAVDIAPQLTMQVSGSVLWEQSMRLLLADGVTRFVELGTGDVLTGLMKRIDRGATAIAVGDAASVDDAAAAPGEPGGPA
- a CDS encoding adenine phosphoribosyltransferase, whose amino-acid sequence is MPELLAASLVRDVPDFPRPGVLFKDITPVLASPPAMREVIDRMAAYARDLSPDLVVGIESRGFVLGMPLAMALEVGFVPVRKVGKLPAACIREEYALEYGTNTVEMHVDAVAPGQRVLVVDDLLATGGTAAASVRLVERLGGTVCGLLFLIELAFLKGRGALPGRDPLALLRYP
- the mtnA gene encoding S-methyl-5-thioribose-1-phosphate isomerase → MPEPAKVLQTVAWKGGRVRLIDQTALPERLSYVEMSDWRDVAQAIRTMVVRGAPAIGCTAALGMALGARGIIAGTREGFLRRMEQMAETFRAARPTAVNLFWAVDRMMGIVERTDGNVVDVKDALINEALAMLAEDIHCNRALGANGATLIADGSTVLTHCNAGALATVGFGTALGVIRAAVEEGKRVSVYADETRPRLQGMKLTAWELQQEGIPVTVITDSMAAVLMREGKVDCVIVGADRIAANGDTANKIGTYSVAVLANYHRVPFYVAAPASTVDPAAPDGRRIPIEERETVEMTHVEGIRIAPDGVQVWNPGFDVTPAELISAFITEQGVIEPPYPQGLARLVARQPVAV
- a CDS encoding NCS2 family permease; its protein translation is MTGLLEKHFKLRENGTTARTEVLAGLTTFLTMAYIVVVNPHVLAGSGGAAGPPLQATVTATCIAAAVPTIAMGLWSNYPIALASGMGLNTALIAAVAAGQGVTWQTMMGVVFIEGLIITLLVLTGLREAVMNSIPMELKRSIGVGIGLFIALIGLHSAHWIGSTGPVGGEPLLVPPTGNFHSPATLVATAGILGTAALVATGARGALLLGIALTTLVAIPVGVAHAPQRIIELPDFGTFGRLDILGALRPALLGTIFAFLITDFFDTMGTVIAVGEQAGKLRPDGGLPRLKRVLAVDSMAAMWGGLCSASSVTSYIESAAGVGAGARTGLSSVVVGLLFLVAMFLAPLAQAVPAEATAAALVVVGFLMMRVVREIDFGDALQAIPAFLTILMIPLTMSISRGIGTGFIAHVVLHALAGRGRQVSPVLWALAALFALSFALEGGAA
- a CDS encoding zinc ribbon domain-containing protein codes for the protein MHCAYCGGQNPEDARFCAHCARSLQPASAAGTPPPAQPVPPGQPDRVPLTGDPIDPPPGPGGAPPPAAPTGAPYTCAVCGYVLGPFDQACARCKTPRGMRVDPAAAMPGTYMPVPGLEAGMVNTSGARSTVPEDVKRGWNWGGCTLGCFWALAMRMPLWALAALVSGFCALLSIPLAIFLGIKGNELAWQNRHFESVEQFRAVQRAWAIWGVSVTIIATVLYLVFFIISIAAGNLR